A single window of Chloracidobacterium thermophilum B DNA harbors:
- a CDS encoding PstS family phosphate ABC transporter substrate-binding protein — MWFQSLLVVGLALMTVTAPYCAPAGRGFPVIRVDGSSTVYPLAEAVAEEFQRNYPGVRVTIGVSGTGGGMKKFCRGETDLATASRPIAASEREACRRAGLAYYELPIAMDAIVVVTHPGNVQVSAMTLDELRRIWAPEAQGRIRRWSQVNPAWGDRPLNLYGAGTDSGTFDYFTEVVNGKARASRGDYMASEDDNVLVQGIAGDPNALGYFGFDIYYENRDRLRPVPIARAAGQPPVTPTVETILSGAYAPLARPLFIYVNARSLERPEVADFVHFWLEHGAALADEVHCVPLPPEAYAAVRQHLANGRVGSVFTNRPAVAVSIQDLLTWPAAL; from the coding sequence ATGTGGTTTCAGTCCCTGTTGGTCGTCGGGCTGGCGCTGATGACGGTGACGGCCCCCTATTGCGCTCCGGCAGGGCGCGGTTTTCCGGTCATCCGCGTGGACGGCTCCAGCACCGTCTATCCACTGGCCGAAGCCGTCGCCGAGGAGTTCCAGCGGAACTATCCGGGCGTGCGCGTGACCATCGGCGTCTCCGGCACAGGCGGCGGCATGAAAAAGTTTTGCCGTGGAGAAACTGACCTGGCCACGGCTTCGCGCCCCATCGCCGCGTCCGAACGTGAAGCCTGTCGCCGGGCTGGACTGGCCTACTACGAACTGCCCATCGCCATGGATGCCATCGTTGTCGTCACGCATCCCGGCAACGTCCAGGTGTCGGCCATGACGCTCGATGAGTTACGGCGCATCTGGGCCCCTGAAGCCCAGGGACGCATCCGCCGCTGGTCGCAGGTCAACCCGGCGTGGGGCGACCGCCCGCTCAACCTGTACGGCGCCGGAACCGACTCCGGGACGTTCGATTACTTCACCGAAGTCGTCAACGGCAAGGCGCGGGCCAGTCGCGGCGACTACATGGCGTCGGAAGACGACAACGTGCTCGTGCAGGGCATTGCCGGCGATCCCAACGCGCTGGGGTACTTTGGCTTTGACATCTACTACGAAAACCGCGACCGGCTGCGTCCCGTCCCGATAGCGCGGGCTGCCGGCCAACCGCCCGTGACGCCGACCGTCGAGACAATCCTCTCCGGGGCGTATGCGCCGCTGGCGCGGCCGCTGTTCATCTACGTCAACGCGCGCTCCCTGGAACGCCCGGAAGTTGCCGACTTTGTTCACTTCTGGCTCGAACACGGTGCGGCGCTGGCGGACGAGGTGCACTGTGTGCCGCTGCCGCCGGAAGCCTACGCTGCCGTCCGTCAGCATCTGGCCAACGGGCGCGTCGGCAGCGTCTTCACCAATCGCCCGGCGGTGGCGGTTTCCATTCAGGATTTGCTGACCTGGCCGGCCGCGTTGTAG
- the pstC gene encoding phosphate ABC transporter permease subunit PstC yields the protein MQKRQGSWRHWWESGIEWLLAGAALVAVLTTLGIAAVLIGESLPFFRVVSWRSFLTDTQWTPLFAEPRFGIGVLLSGTITSSAVALAVAIPCGTWLALYLSEFATGRFRESVKPILELLAGVPTVVFGYFALYTVTPLLQKLWPALPGFNLLSAGLVMGVMIVPYVASLSEDALRAVPMSLREGAYALGATRLQAAWQVVLPAAFSGVAASYVLGVSRAIGETMIVAIAAGQQPRLTFNPLEPAATITTYIVQVSKGDVPYGSLGYRTIFAAALVLFILTLVFNLAADWVRRRQRFQGRVL from the coding sequence ATGCAAAAGCGACAGGGAAGCTGGCGACACTGGTGGGAAAGCGGCATCGAGTGGCTGCTGGCCGGCGCGGCCCTCGTGGCCGTGCTGACGACACTGGGCATCGCCGCTGTGCTGATTGGCGAGTCGCTGCCGTTTTTCAGGGTGGTTTCCTGGCGCAGCTTTCTCACCGACACGCAATGGACGCCGCTCTTTGCCGAGCCGCGCTTTGGCATTGGCGTTCTGCTGTCGGGCACCATCACCAGTTCCGCCGTGGCGCTGGCTGTTGCCATTCCCTGTGGCACGTGGCTGGCCCTGTATCTGTCGGAATTTGCCACGGGACGCTTCCGGGAAAGCGTCAAGCCCATCCTTGAACTGCTGGCTGGCGTGCCGACGGTGGTGTTCGGGTACTTTGCGCTCTACACCGTCACTCCGCTGCTGCAAAAGCTGTGGCCGGCGCTGCCTGGCTTCAATCTGCTCTCGGCCGGGCTGGTCATGGGCGTGATGATCGTGCCCTATGTGGCCTCGCTCAGCGAAGACGCCCTGCGGGCCGTCCCGATGAGCCTGCGCGAAGGCGCTTACGCTCTGGGTGCGACACGCCTGCAAGCGGCCTGGCAGGTGGTGCTGCCGGCGGCGTTTTCGGGCGTGGCGGCGTCGTACGTTCTGGGTGTCTCCCGCGCCATCGGCGAAACGATGATCGTGGCCATTGCGGCCGGACAGCAGCCGCGTCTGACCTTCAACCCACTCGAACCGGCGGCAACGATCACAACCTATATCGTCCAGGTCTCCAAGGGCGATGTGCCCTACGGCAGTCTGGGCTACCGGACGATTTTTGCAGCGGCGCTGGTGTTGTTCATCCTGACGCTGGTGTTCAACCTGGCGGCGGACTGGGTCCGCCGCCGACAGCGTTTTCAAGGGCGTGTCCTATGA
- the pstA gene encoding phosphate ABC transporter permease PstA: MTNPATTNPATADRLCDRAAARIRWARQLERGFVLAAWALLGLLAVVFLSLFAGVLQTGWERLQPDFFLTFASRRAAQAGILAAWVGTLVVMAVTAAVAIPLGVAAGVYLEEYARPGRLTTLIEVNIVNLAGVPSIVYGLLALGLFVRLLGLGASILTAGLTLGLLILPIVVVATREAIRTVPQSIREASYAVGATRWQTVWQHVLPAALPGILTGIIIGLARAIGETAPLVTIGAVTFIAFLPPAPFSPEAPFLSFDWLWAPFTALPIVTFDWTSRPNPAFRPNAAAAALVLTFLTAVMNATAVWLRYRLRQRQLW; this comes from the coding sequence ATGACCAACCCGGCGACGACCAACCCGGCGACGGCTGACCGTCTGTGTGACCGCGCCGCGGCGCGCATCCGGTGGGCCAGGCAGCTCGAACGGGGCTTTGTGCTGGCGGCCTGGGCGTTGTTGGGCCTGCTGGCGGTGGTGTTTCTGTCCCTGTTTGCCGGTGTGCTCCAGACGGGGTGGGAGCGTTTGCAGCCGGATTTCTTTCTGACCTTTGCTTCCCGCCGGGCGGCACAGGCCGGGATTCTGGCCGCCTGGGTCGGGACGCTGGTGGTCATGGCGGTGACGGCAGCCGTAGCCATTCCGCTTGGCGTGGCGGCCGGGGTCTATCTCGAAGAGTACGCCCGCCCGGGCCGCCTCACCACGCTGATTGAAGTCAACATTGTCAATCTGGCCGGTGTGCCTTCGATTGTCTATGGCTTGCTGGCGCTGGGGCTTTTCGTCCGCCTGCTGGGTCTGGGCGCGAGCATCCTGACGGCTGGCCTGACCTTGGGGCTGCTCATCCTGCCCATTGTTGTCGTGGCCACGCGCGAGGCCATCCGCACGGTGCCCCAGTCCATCCGGGAAGCGTCCTACGCCGTCGGCGCAACCCGCTGGCAGACGGTGTGGCAGCACGTCCTGCCGGCGGCGCTTCCCGGCATTCTGACCGGCATCATCATTGGCCTGGCGCGGGCCATCGGCGAAACCGCCCCGCTGGTGACAATCGGGGCCGTGACCTTCATTGCCTTTCTGCCACCTGCACCGTTCTCGCCCGAAGCGCCGTTTCTGTCGTTTGACTGGCTGTGGGCGCCGTTTACGGCGCTGCCGATTGTGACCTTTGACTGGACTTCCCGCCCCAATCCGGCTTTTCGCCCCAATGCGGCGGCGGCGGCGCTGGTGCTGACCTTTCTGACAGCGGTGATGAATGCCACGGCGGTCTGGCTGCGCTATCGGCTGCGCCAGCGGCAACTCTGGTAG
- the pstB gene encoding phosphate ABC transporter ATP-binding protein PstB, with product MNNSVQRQPANSHEPSHVLKAEARNLSFFYGDKAALREVNLPVHARRATALIGPSGCGKSTLLRCFNRMHDLYPGHRYQGEIRLYPDDINLLAPETDPILVRSRIGMVFQKPNPFPKSVFENVAYGLRLRGIRQPAELEARVERALRDAALWDEVKDRLKDSAYALSGGQQQRLCIARALAVEPELLLFDEPTSALDPLATASIEELLRNLKVHVTTLIVTHNLQQAARVAEFTAFMYLGELVEFGPTEVLFNAPSQKQTEDYLAGRFG from the coding sequence ATGAACAACAGCGTCCAGAGACAGCCGGCCAACAGCCATGAACCATCCCACGTTCTCAAGGCCGAAGCCCGCAACCTGAGTTTCTTCTACGGAGACAAAGCTGCCCTGCGGGAGGTCAACCTGCCGGTGCACGCCCGGCGCGCAACCGCCCTCATCGGCCCTTCAGGGTGTGGCAAAAGCACCCTGCTGCGCTGCTTCAACCGGATGCATGATCTCTATCCGGGGCATCGCTACCAGGGCGAAATCCGCCTCTATCCTGACGACATCAACCTGCTCGCCCCGGAAACCGATCCCATTCTGGTGCGGTCGCGCATCGGCATGGTCTTCCAGAAGCCGAATCCCTTTCCGAAGTCGGTCTTTGAAAATGTCGCCTACGGGCTGCGCCTGCGCGGCATCCGCCAACCTGCCGAACTGGAAGCACGGGTTGAACGCGCCCTGCGGGATGCCGCCCTGTGGGATGAAGTCAAGGATCGGTTGAAGGACTCCGCCTACGCGCTTTCCGGCGGACAGCAGCAACGCCTGTGTATCGCCCGTGCGCTGGCCGTTGAGCCGGAACTGTTGCTGTTCGATGAACCGACTTCCGCCCTGGACCCACTGGCCACGGCCAGCATCGAGGAACTGCTGCGCAACCTCAAGGTGCACGTCACCACGCTCATCGTCACCCACAACCTGCAGCAGGCGGCGCGGGTGGCCGAGTTCACCGCCTTTATGTATCTGGGTGAACTGGTCGAGTTCGGACCCACCGAAGTGCTTTTCAACGCACCATCCCAAAAACAAACCGAGGATTACCTCGCCGGACGGTTCGGCTAG
- a CDS encoding M16 family metallopeptidase: MSYVRCVWLLLLLVGWAMGEPAAGQTRRRTSPPVTSPAPAPAKPSPIRGLVEQTQRGVLTLIRFSNGLRLVCGERYSTELVAVAARLGFGDADEPETASGVAWVVAHGLLAEADAAELAAIGATVETVVEAHGATLTITAPAKHLATAAGVLLRALARLEFSEGQLQKGQVQAAHHHLESRLHSGHLSRSAWLALAAGRQSGVPDTEAHFKAISLETARAFHTAHMSPRRTVLAVTGNLNLAETLRVVAEVNAGWKPEAAAATPRTLTGRQYRADRGPQNHTWVHLGYVLPTLRDEERAALDIIRAALALGVRSRLQDALIENRQIASEIQTHLEAMPQGATFCVGLNVQPERLDRAEALTLEAIERLRRERLSNGELQRARAQLELERALDGDRLGDWAQQLARVESTSGLVAWLDDLDRIGELDAEQVRAVAARHLVASRLVVHEYEAVTAPLRTFTPEKFFETVGLLVPGTLAADIPAGETTDAPETVVVPSKAPPKAKESGLPVILPAEPVREYATLRGPRVLVRPDPSNPLVSIGLYFQGGRFIEDERTAGITELMLRVMRRYTAKQMPDGILDELERLGGRLHVINERDFFGFELCVLARHAEAALRRLVSIVERPAFEAAGVKTERERLLAEQKAARPLELAVWLARKSLLPSHPYGFPALGVNGTVRSFDESAVQRWYATTIQRQLPILVIVGGTQGSALVTRDITEGFTRRETDTSLKARVAQPAASPIVQEVTTGTRDIVACALATPGGREADHRWNVLAAWLNDHLKANGSDREVFRVQFSPALQLGELLVIGEGEPEDAPGVTERMARALRDLAKQPPSADAWRRTVQEVATRTAETTDTVRGRTRAYATAVYLGSAASEVDTAAAGIRQLPLPEAETWQGLTIEAAGRGLVRGTRLARPK; this comes from the coding sequence ATGTCGTACGTACGTTGTGTCTGGCTGTTGTTGCTTCTCGTCGGTTGGGCAATGGGTGAGCCGGCGGCCGGTCAGACCCGCCGCCGAACGTCTCCGCCAGTGACATCGCCAGCCCCGGCGCCGGCCAAGCCGTCCCCCATTCGCGGACTCGTGGAGCAGACCCAGCGCGGTGTGCTGACGCTGATTCGGTTCAGCAACGGGTTGCGTCTGGTCTGTGGTGAACGGTACAGCACGGAACTGGTGGCCGTTGCGGCGCGGCTTGGTTTTGGTGACGCTGACGAACCGGAGACTGCATCCGGTGTGGCGTGGGTTGTCGCGCATGGGCTGCTGGCAGAAGCCGATGCAGCCGAACTGGCCGCCATTGGCGCTACGGTTGAAACCGTCGTCGAGGCACACGGGGCCACCCTGACCATCACCGCGCCAGCAAAGCATCTGGCAACTGCGGCCGGCGTGCTGCTGCGCGCGCTGGCACGTCTGGAGTTTTCCGAAGGGCAGCTTCAGAAAGGGCAGGTACAGGCCGCGCACCATCATCTGGAAAGTCGCCTGCATAGCGGCCATCTGTCCCGGTCGGCCTGGCTGGCGCTGGCTGCCGGACGCCAATCGGGTGTCCCCGACACAGAAGCCCACTTCAAAGCCATCAGCCTGGAAACGGCCCGCGCGTTTCACACGGCGCACATGTCGCCCCGCCGGACGGTGCTGGCCGTGACCGGGAACCTCAATCTGGCCGAGACGTTGCGCGTCGTCGCTGAGGTCAATGCCGGCTGGAAGCCGGAAGCCGCGGCTGCCACGCCCCGGACATTGACCGGCCGGCAGTACCGCGCCGACCGCGGCCCTCAAAACCACACCTGGGTTCACCTGGGCTACGTCCTGCCGACTCTGCGGGATGAGGAGCGCGCAGCGTTGGACATCATCCGCGCGGCTCTGGCGCTTGGCGTGCGTTCCCGGCTCCAGGATGCCTTGATTGAAAACCGCCAGATTGCTTCTGAAATCCAGACGCACCTCGAAGCCATGCCGCAGGGCGCAACCTTCTGCGTAGGTCTCAACGTGCAGCCGGAGCGCCTTGACCGGGCCGAGGCGCTGACGCTTGAAGCCATCGAGCGGTTGCGCCGGGAGCGCCTCTCAAACGGCGAACTTCAGCGGGCGCGGGCGCAGCTTGAACTCGAACGCGCCCTGGACGGCGACCGCCTTGGCGACTGGGCGCAGCAGCTCGCCCGGGTTGAATCCACTTCCGGGTTGGTGGCCTGGCTGGATGACCTCGACCGCATCGGTGAACTTGACGCCGAGCAGGTGCGTGCCGTCGCCGCCAGGCATCTTGTCGCCTCCCGGCTGGTCGTCCACGAGTACGAAGCCGTCACCGCACCGCTGCGCACGTTCACGCCGGAAAAGTTTTTCGAGACCGTCGGGCTGCTCGTGCCGGGAACGCTGGCGGCGGACATCCCGGCCGGTGAGACAACCGATGCCCCGGAAACAGTGGTCGTGCCCAGCAAGGCTCCGCCAAAGGCGAAGGAAAGCGGGTTGCCTGTCATCCTGCCCGCCGAACCGGTACGTGAATATGCGACCCTGCGCGGCCCGCGTGTGCTCGTGCGTCCTGATCCATCCAACCCGCTGGTGTCCATCGGGCTGTATTTTCAGGGCGGGCGCTTCATTGAAGATGAGCGGACTGCCGGGATAACCGAACTCATGCTGCGCGTCATGCGGCGCTACACGGCAAAACAGATGCCGGACGGCATCCTGGATGAACTGGAGCGCCTTGGCGGCCGCTTGCACGTTATCAACGAGCGCGATTTCTTTGGCTTTGAGCTGTGTGTGCTGGCGCGTCATGCCGAAGCCGCCCTGCGCCGGCTGGTGTCCATCGTCGAGCGGCCGGCTTTTGAGGCGGCTGGCGTCAAGACCGAGCGGGAACGGCTGCTGGCCGAGCAGAAAGCGGCCCGTCCTCTGGAGTTGGCCGTCTGGCTGGCCAGAAAGAGTCTGCTGCCGTCGCACCCCTATGGTTTCCCGGCACTGGGCGTCAACGGCACGGTACGCAGCTTTGATGAGAGCGCCGTGCAGCGGTGGTATGCCACAACTATACAGCGCCAGTTGCCGATTCTGGTCATCGTCGGCGGCACGCAAGGCTCAGCACTGGTGACGCGCGACATCACCGAGGGCTTTACGCGCCGCGAAACCGACACGTCCCTCAAGGCGCGCGTCGCGCAACCGGCGGCGTCTCCCATCGTCCAGGAAGTCACCACCGGAACGCGCGACATCGTGGCCTGCGCACTGGCGACACCGGGCGGACGGGAGGCCGACCACCGGTGGAACGTGTTGGCGGCCTGGCTGAACGACCACCTGAAGGCCAACGGTTCGGACCGGGAAGTGTTCCGGGTGCAGTTCAGCCCGGCGTTGCAGCTTGGTGAACTGCTGGTCATCGGGGAAGGTGAGCCGGAGGATGCGCCCGGAGTGACGGAGCGCATGGCACGCGCCCTGCGCGATCTTGCCAAACAGCCGCCGTCGGCCGATGCCTGGCGGCGTACGGTGCAGGAAGTGGCAACCCGTACAGCGGAGACGACGGATACCGTCCGGGGAAGAACCCGGGCCTATGCAACGGCAGTCTATCTGGGAAGTGCCGCTTCCGAGGTGGACACGGCTGCCGCTGGCATTCGCCAACTGCCCCTGCCGGAGGCTGAAACCTGGCAGGGCCTCACCATTGAGGCTGCCGGGCGCGGCCTTGTGCGCGGAACGCGGCTGGCGCGCCCAAAGTAA
- a CDS encoding SirB1 family protein — MMSLVTERRFRQRLEELSIVWHVNNHQPALAWAAAAVTWVAAPERDIMTIPKQLDALADALWKWADETGQPEPLTIEAVAEGFVALGFRGNTENYDDRRNSFLEDVLTRRVGIPITLSVVFIELAARFGLRCEGINFPGHFLVRYSGPDGVGYLDPFHQCQWLDSDGLQQLLQQMCGPQEQLCAEHLQVAQPADIFLRMLNNIYRIGLEAKDWTTALRARRMQFIVCPEDPYIRRDIGLLCFQLERWSEAVIWLEEQKQNTMSEAQHRILEAHINEAKRELARWN, encoded by the coding sequence ATGATGTCTCTGGTTACTGAACGCCGCTTCAGGCAGCGGCTGGAAGAACTTTCCATCGTGTGGCACGTGAATAACCACCAGCCGGCGCTTGCCTGGGCCGCTGCCGCCGTGACGTGGGTGGCGGCCCCGGAGCGGGACATCATGACCATTCCGAAGCAACTCGATGCCCTGGCCGATGCCCTGTGGAAGTGGGCAGACGAAACCGGACAGCCCGAACCGCTTACCATCGAAGCCGTGGCCGAAGGCTTCGTGGCGCTTGGTTTTCGTGGCAATACGGAAAACTACGATGACCGGCGCAACAGCTTTCTTGAAGACGTGCTGACCCGCCGGGTGGGGATTCCCATTACCCTTTCCGTCGTTTTCATCGAACTGGCTGCCCGGTTTGGTCTGCGGTGCGAAGGCATCAACTTTCCGGGGCACTTTCTCGTGCGCTACAGCGGGCCCGATGGCGTCGGCTATCTCGATCCCTTCCACCAGTGCCAGTGGCTGGACAGCGACGGCTTGCAGCAGTTGCTTCAGCAGATGTGCGGGCCGCAGGAACAACTGTGCGCCGAACACCTGCAAGTGGCCCAACCGGCCGATATTTTCCTGCGGATGCTCAACAACATCTACCGCATCGGCCTTGAAGCCAAAGACTGGACAACGGCCTTACGTGCGCGCCGCATGCAGTTTATCGTCTGCCCGGAGGACCCCTACATCCGGCGCGACATCGGGCTGCTGTGCTTCCAGCTCGAACGCTGGAGCGAGGCTGTGATTTGGCTTGAAGAACAAAAACAAAACACTATGTCCGAGGCCCAGCACCGCATCCTCGAAGCCCATATCAATGAAGCCAAGCGGGAATTAGCCCGGTGGAACTAG
- a CDS encoding bifunctional 4-hydroxy-2-oxoglutarate aldolase/2-dehydro-3-deoxy-phosphogluconate aldolase yields MTAHDLLQQFFTHRIVASLRAATAEIAVQSARAVIAGGIRIIEVPYHTPGAMRVIGDIRHQFADEVIIGIGDVPTVEVADRAIKANVQFATLPYDNPPVMDFCRKHHVLVIPGGATPREVARLAERGLQLVRVFPVASFGGAVYVGQLRRAVPNLHLLAAGGIDLTGVAKYLQAGASVVTVGSGLFSPSTGNQPNLEDISQRARQLAALSTPSRP; encoded by the coding sequence ATGACCGCCCATGACCTGCTTCAGCAGTTTTTCACCCATCGCATCGTAGCGAGCCTGCGGGCGGCGACGGCCGAAATTGCAGTGCAGTCAGCCCGCGCCGTCATTGCCGGCGGCATCCGTATCATCGAGGTTCCCTACCACACTCCCGGCGCGATGCGGGTCATCGGCGACATCCGGCATCAGTTCGCCGATGAAGTCATAATAGGTATCGGGGATGTCCCAACCGTCGAGGTTGCCGACCGCGCCATCAAGGCGAATGTCCAGTTTGCGACCCTGCCCTACGACAACCCGCCGGTGATGGATTTTTGCCGGAAACATCACGTGCTGGTCATTCCCGGCGGTGCCACTCCGCGCGAAGTGGCCCGGTTGGCTGAGCGGGGGCTGCAACTCGTGCGCGTGTTTCCCGTGGCTTCCTTCGGCGGGGCCGTCTATGTGGGGCAACTGCGTCGCGCCGTTCCCAACCTGCACCTGCTGGCAGCCGGAGGCATTGACCTGACCGGTGTGGCGAAATACCTCCAGGCTGGAGCGTCGGTGGTCACGGTCGGGAGTGGCCTGTTTTCACCTTCCACCGGCAACCAACCCAACCTAGAAGACATCAGCCAGCGCGCCCGGCAACTTGCGGCACTGTCCACGCCTTCCCGTCCCTGA
- a CDS encoding cyclase family protein: MQIYDVTVPVHPRMPVYPGDPPVVLEPRAQLSKGDPANVCYCGMGTHTGTHVDAPFHFIETGRKLHEIPLNIMVGRARVVEVTARKIDVDTLSRLDLGEHIRVLFKTRNSQLWQQETFNPDYVFITPEAAAKLVADGIKLVGIDYLSVEEYGSTTFATHIELLSNGVVILEGLDLRAVDAGDYELICLPLKLMDSDGAPARVILRG; encoded by the coding sequence ATGCAGATTTACGATGTGACCGTTCCGGTTCACCCACGGATGCCAGTCTATCCTGGCGACCCACCCGTGGTGCTTGAACCCCGGGCGCAACTTTCCAAGGGTGATCCGGCCAATGTCTGCTACTGCGGGATGGGCACGCACACAGGAACCCATGTGGATGCCCCCTTTCACTTCATCGAAACCGGACGCAAGCTGCATGAAATTCCGCTCAACATCATGGTCGGGCGGGCGCGGGTGGTGGAAGTCACCGCGCGGAAAATAGACGTTGACACCCTCTCGCGCCTGGATTTGGGCGAACACATCCGGGTGCTGTTCAAAACCCGCAACTCCCAGCTCTGGCAGCAGGAAACTTTCAACCCCGACTATGTGTTCATCACGCCGGAGGCCGCCGCCAAGCTGGTGGCCGATGGCATCAAGCTGGTCGGCATTGACTACCTTTCCGTCGAGGAATACGGCAGCACTACCTTTGCCACCCACATCGAGCTGCTTTCCAACGGGGTGGTCATTCTGGAAGGACTGGACTTACGCGCTGTGGATGCCGGGGATTATGAGCTTATCTGTCTTCCCTTGAAGCTCATGGACAGCGACGGCGCACCGGCGCGTGTCATCCTGCGGGGCTGA
- a CDS encoding peptidylprolyl isomerase has protein sequence MRLFRLGCLMFGVALGVACGGNASEPPKTEDKAAKPAKPAPKPCDPKDLIPVKPETVPETLEVQHILIAYKGSGAAKNPQIKVTRSKEEARKLWEKVFEEARNCADFNKLVIQYSDDPYKMNDSKYNAFPGFYEITPKGVFDENFKKCAQGLSPGNIDKVESYYGFHIIRRKA, from the coding sequence ATGCGTTTGTTCCGACTGGGCTGCCTGATGTTCGGGGTTGCCCTTGGTGTGGCCTGTGGCGGCAATGCGTCTGAGCCGCCGAAAACCGAAGACAAAGCAGCCAAACCCGCCAAGCCGGCTCCAAAGCCCTGTGATCCCAAAGACCTTATCCCCGTCAAGCCAGAGACTGTCCCAGAAACTCTCGAAGTGCAGCATATTCTCATTGCCTACAAAGGGAGTGGTGCGGCGAAAAACCCACAGATCAAAGTGACCCGCTCAAAGGAAGAAGCCCGCAAGCTCTGGGAAAAGGTTTTCGAGGAAGCCCGCAACTGTGCCGACTTCAACAAGCTGGTCATCCAGTACAGCGATGACCCCTACAAGATGAACGACAGCAAATACAACGCCTTTCCCGGCTTCTACGAAATCACGCCGAAGGGCGTTTTCGATGAGAACTTCAAGAAGTGCGCCCAGGGGTTGAGTCCGGGCAACATTGACAAGGTCGAAAGCTACTACGGGTTTCACATCATCCGGCGGAAGGCGTAA
- a CDS encoding PP2C family protein-serine/threonine phosphatase — MAHETTASAATSTIRFACICDRGLQRTSNQDRALAEVSARLFVVCDGVGGNTGGEIASQTAIETVRDTFIAPDERPPLVRLERAIHYANRDIFEMARHDLDLAGMATTLVALHLDGETACVAHAGDSRLYYFADGKLTQVTIDHTPLHDAVRRGELSPAEAEQLPKANEVSRALGVLPEVEVETQTFPLAVGSRFLLCTDGVTRHITNDELERLMTVFVDNPDGLCDEIHRYCYERGAEDNFTALVVCVDPPPPASDQGLASPPSLQERLVRTREMSLAPSFPADRTTGEHHPLRELVEARRARSRREWILHTLVVLVLMALSFVAGWWLGTQRITPEVAPAPAPARLPR, encoded by the coding sequence ATGGCCCATGAAACGACGGCCTCGGCCGCGACCTCGACAATTCGCTTCGCCTGCATCTGTGACCGGGGACTGCAACGCACATCCAATCAGGACCGGGCCCTGGCCGAAGTCAGCGCCCGGCTTTTTGTCGTGTGCGATGGCGTCGGCGGGAATACCGGCGGCGAAATTGCGAGCCAGACCGCCATCGAGACCGTCCGTGACACCTTCATTGCGCCCGATGAGCGTCCGCCCCTCGTGCGCCTGGAACGCGCCATTCACTACGCCAACCGGGACATCTTCGAGATGGCACGCCATGACCTCGACCTGGCCGGAATGGCGACGACGCTGGTGGCGCTGCATCTCGATGGCGAAACCGCATGTGTGGCGCATGCCGGCGACAGTCGGCTGTATTACTTTGCCGACGGCAAGCTGACCCAGGTGACCATAGACCACACGCCGCTCCACGATGCCGTCCGCCGGGGTGAACTTTCACCGGCCGAGGCCGAGCAGCTTCCCAAGGCCAACGAAGTGAGTCGGGCGCTGGGCGTTCTGCCCGAAGTCGAGGTCGAGACCCAGACCTTCCCGCTGGCTGTCGGGTCACGTTTCCTGCTCTGTACGGACGGTGTAACCCGCCACATCACCAACGATGAACTGGAGCGGCTCATGACTGTCTTCGTGGACAATCCCGACGGGCTGTGTGACGAAATTCACCGGTATTGCTACGAGCGTGGAGCCGAAGACAACTTTACGGCGCTGGTGGTGTGCGTCGATCCGCCGCCGCCAGCTTCAGACCAAGGGCTTGCTTCCCCTCCATCGCTTCAGGAGCGCCTTGTGCGCACCAGGGAAATGAGCCTTGCCCCAAGTTTTCCAGCCGACCGGACAACCGGCGAGCACCACCCTCTGCGCGAACTCGTCGAGGCCCGCCGCGCCCGTTCCCGGCGTGAGTGGATACTGCACACGCTCGTGGTGCTCGTGCTCATGGCGCTGTCCTTTGTCGCCGGCTGGTGGTTGGGGACACAACGGATCACGCCCGAAGTCGCCCCAGCACCGGCTCCGGCGCGCCTACCCCGCTGA